In Pseudomonadota bacterium, a genomic segment contains:
- a CDS encoding asparaginase has product MAIRIFVTGGTFDKAYDELQGRLYFNDTHLHEMLGLGRCRLDVEVRTLMMVDSLDMTDADRDVILQQCRRCPDERIVITHGTDTMEITARLLGEAGLEKTIVLTGAMIPYKFGSSDGLFNLGSALAFAQTLPHGVYVAMNGRFFDWKRVHKDRGRGEFVEP; this is encoded by the coding sequence ATGGCGATTCGCATCTTCGTCACCGGCGGCACGTTCGACAAGGCGTATGACGAGCTTCAGGGCCGCCTGTACTTCAATGACACCCATCTCCACGAGATGCTCGGTCTCGGGCGCTGCCGCCTCGATGTCGAGGTGCGCACCCTGATGATGGTCGACAGCCTCGACATGACCGACGCTGATCGCGATGTGATCCTGCAGCAGTGCCGTCGCTGCCCCGACGAGCGCATCGTCATCACCCACGGCACCGACACGATGGAGATCACCGCACGGCTGCTCGGTGAGGCGGGTCTCGAGAAGACCATCGTGCTCACCGGAGCCATGATCCCCTACAAGTTCGGCAGCTCAGACGGTCTCTTCAACCTGGGCAGCGCCCTGGCATTCGCGCAGACCCTGCCCCACGGCGTGTACGTGGCCATGAACGGGCGCTTCTTCGACTGGAAGCGCGTTCACAAGGATCGCGGTCGCGGCGAGTTCGTCGAGCCGTAG